One stretch of Brevibacillus laterosporus DNA includes these proteins:
- a CDS encoding MFS transporter — MSFCMNLGFYALIPYLTLYLTGSFGWALSMAGLVLSVRQFSQQGVAFLGGIIADRCGYKLTMMLGMVVRGMGFLAFAFCTETWHFFLAAVFSGLGGSLFEPAVSASYAVLTPEEIRKDVFGVKNVLNNVSVVGSQLVGTALIMVDFYWLSIFAGSLYFLCAGVVLLVLPPIAVKATTSNVWESFQTVFLDRNFMLYTLILIGHYYIYMQLFLAIPQFVEDTLQSKMAVGTVLSTVAIVTILFQMRVLQWLSNYSQRFTLIGLGTLIMASGLFLFSFSNQLWMILLDASIFAIGTMISVPYLIDMVPYFAPKNQLGAYYGFNGYALAIGGSIGTLLGGWAYELGKQLHMPWLPWGICLAIGFIVCWNMYRMEQRIAVQTKGVAI; from the coding sequence ATGTCCTTCTGTATGAACCTAGGCTTTTATGCGTTAATTCCATACTTGACCCTTTATTTGACGGGTAGCTTTGGATGGGCATTATCGATGGCGGGGTTGGTCCTGAGTGTGCGTCAATTTTCTCAGCAGGGTGTAGCCTTTCTGGGAGGCATTATTGCTGATCGATGCGGGTATAAGCTGACGATGATGCTAGGAATGGTCGTTCGAGGAATGGGCTTTCTCGCTTTTGCCTTTTGTACCGAAACATGGCATTTTTTCCTTGCAGCAGTTTTTTCTGGTTTGGGAGGTTCACTGTTTGAACCAGCTGTTAGTGCTTCATACGCTGTATTGACGCCTGAAGAGATCCGTAAAGATGTATTTGGCGTAAAGAATGTCTTAAACAACGTAAGCGTTGTTGGTTCACAGCTGGTCGGTACAGCATTGATTATGGTCGATTTCTATTGGCTTTCCATTTTTGCAGGAAGCTTATACTTCTTATGTGCAGGGGTGGTCTTGCTAGTATTACCACCGATTGCAGTAAAAGCCACTACATCTAATGTGTGGGAGAGCTTTCAGACCGTATTTTTGGATCGAAACTTTATGCTTTATACGCTTATATTGATAGGGCATTATTATATTTATATGCAATTGTTTTTGGCTATCCCCCAATTTGTTGAGGATACTTTGCAAAGTAAAATGGCAGTGGGAACTGTGTTATCAACGGTAGCTATCGTTACGATTTTGTTTCAAATGAGGGTGCTACAATGGCTGAGCAACTATAGTCAACGGTTTACGTTAATTGGATTAGGTACATTGATAATGGCATCTGGACTATTTTTATTTAGCTTTTCGAATCAATTATGGATGATTTTACTTGATGCTAGTATTTTTGCGATCGGTACAATGATTTCTGTTCCTTATTTGATCGATATGGTCCCTTATTTTGCCCCTAAGAACCAACTGGGAGCTTACTACGGGTTTAACGGCTATGCACTTGCTATAGGTGGCTCTATTGGTACCTTATTAGGAGGATGGGCATATGAGCTTGGGAAACAATTACACATGCCATGGTTGCCGTGGGGTATCTGCTTAGCAATCGGATTTATTGTGTGCTGGAATATGTATCGGATGGAACAAAGAATAGCGGTACAAACTAAGGGAGTGGCTATTTAA
- a CDS encoding sporulation histidine kinase inhibitor Sda, whose product MRYLSDTMLIEVYQRAVALHLDADFIFLVEAEMARRKISFQSA is encoded by the coding sequence GTGAGATACTTGAGTGATACGATGTTGATAGAAGTATATCAACGTGCAGTCGCCCTTCATCTCGATGCCGATTTTATTTTCTTGGTAGAAGCTGAAATGGCGCGTAGAAAAATCTCTTTTCAAAGTGCATAA
- a CDS encoding DUF1507 family protein, with amino-acid sequence MANKALTLLRADANKIYKLIDVQMENLNMPQCPLYEEVLDTQMFGLSREIEFAVRLGVVAEEDGRSIMDDLEHKLADLHELFNEKK; translated from the coding sequence ATGGCCAACAAAGCTTTAACGTTATTAAGAGCAGATGCTAATAAAATATATAAATTGATTGATGTTCAGATGGAGAACTTAAACATGCCACAGTGCCCTTTGTATGAAGAGGTACTTGATACACAGATGTTCGGTCTGTCGCGTGAAATCGAGTTCGCTGTTCGTCTAGGAGTAGTAGCGGAAGAAGACGGCAGATCTATTATGGATGATCTTGAACACAAATTAGCCGATTTACACGAGCTCTTTAACGAAAAAAAATAA
- the cax gene encoding calcium/proton exchanger: MKSMRLFYSLVGGSFALAAGFHYLTENEVLRFITASVAIIFLASWLGKATENVAHYAGDRIGGFLNATFGNAAELIIAFFLVREGLFEMVKASITGSVIGNLLLVLGLSVLLGGLRFKEQIFNSQLAGHNASMMSLALVALFIPAIFMSELSIEKINTLSIVIAILLIIAYVLWLIFSMVTHSSFLSDVEQHESEALWSKPVSIIMLVVSTFFVAIVSEWLVHSVEAVSHTFGWSELFVGAFVIAIIGNAAEHSAAILLAMKGRIGAAVEIAVGSSLQVALFVAPTLVLISLLFGSPMNIVFTVPELTAIAVSTIITISICRDGKTNWFEGVLLLIVYIILGTAFFFD; the protein is encoded by the coding sequence ATGAAAAGTATGCGACTTTTTTATTCGTTGGTAGGAGGAAGCTTTGCTCTGGCAGCTGGTTTTCACTATTTGACGGAGAATGAAGTATTACGATTTATAACGGCCTCCGTAGCTATTATTTTTCTAGCATCCTGGTTGGGAAAAGCTACAGAGAATGTCGCTCATTATGCTGGGGATCGTATTGGTGGGTTCTTAAATGCAACCTTTGGCAATGCAGCGGAATTAATAATAGCATTCTTTTTAGTCCGAGAAGGGTTATTTGAAATGGTGAAGGCGTCTATCACAGGCTCCGTTATCGGAAATTTATTGTTAGTTCTTGGATTAAGCGTATTACTTGGAGGATTAAGATTTAAGGAACAAATCTTTAATAGTCAACTGGCAGGGCACAATGCTTCTATGATGTCCTTAGCACTGGTTGCCTTGTTTATTCCAGCTATCTTTATGTCTGAACTATCAATCGAAAAGATTAACACCCTTTCGATCGTGATTGCTATATTATTGATTATTGCCTATGTATTATGGTTGATCTTCTCTATGGTAACACACAGCTCATTTCTCTCCGATGTGGAACAGCATGAGAGCGAGGCTTTATGGTCTAAGCCCGTATCCATTATCATGCTGGTGGTATCCACTTTTTTTGTTGCAATCGTATCGGAATGGTTAGTACATAGTGTGGAAGCAGTCTCGCACACCTTCGGATGGTCAGAGCTGTTCGTTGGTGCTTTTGTCATCGCCATTATAGGAAATGCAGCAGAACATAGCGCCGCTATCTTGCTCGCCATGAAGGGGCGTATCGGAGCAGCTGTCGAAATTGCTGTGGGCTCTAGTTTACAGGTAGCTTTATTCGTGGCTCCAACGCTGGTCTTAATCAGTCTATTATTCGGGTCCCCTATGAACATCGTCTTTACTGTCCCAGAGCTCACAGCGATTGCCGTATCAACTATCATTACCATTTCGATCTGTCGGGACGGTAAAACTAACTGGTTCGAAGGAGTTCTGCTGTTAATTGTTTATATTATTCTTGGTACAGCCTTCTTCTTTGATTAG
- the sleB gene encoding spore cortex-lytic enzyme: MRKVMYWCFGVILCATFLASSISSITQAFTMGPTYKEGSTGTNVRELQERLKHIGFYTGDIDSIFGPRTKAALRLFQYEFGMTITGELNDKTKVRLYNATKNYVMGTFKPKEKGNQVNTSSNGFSSNDLKIMAQAVYGEARGEPYIGQVAVAAVILNRTQSPSFPNSPAAVVFEPRAFTAVADGQIYLTPNDSARKAVQDALKGWDPSEGATYYFNPDTATSAWIWSRPQIKKIGKHIFCR; the protein is encoded by the coding sequence GTGCGAAAAGTTATGTATTGGTGTTTCGGAGTAATATTGTGTGCTACATTTTTGGCTAGTAGTATCTCAAGCATCACGCAGGCATTTACCATGGGTCCTACTTATAAAGAAGGAAGCACAGGAACAAATGTAAGAGAGCTACAAGAACGACTTAAACATATTGGTTTTTACACAGGTGATATCGATTCTATTTTCGGTCCACGTACAAAAGCAGCTCTACGCCTTTTCCAATATGAATTTGGTATGACCATCACTGGGGAACTCAATGATAAAACAAAAGTGAGACTGTATAATGCAACAAAAAATTATGTCATGGGTACTTTTAAACCAAAAGAGAAAGGAAATCAAGTAAACACTTCGTCTAATGGCTTTTCTTCGAATGACCTAAAGATTATGGCCCAGGCTGTTTACGGAGAAGCACGCGGTGAGCCTTACATCGGGCAAGTTGCAGTCGCTGCCGTTATTTTAAATCGAACGCAAAGCCCCTCATTTCCTAATTCACCGGCTGCTGTTGTGTTTGAACCACGTGCTTTTACAGCAGTAGCAGACGGTCAGATTTATCTCACACCAAATGACTCAGCACGAAAGGCTGTCCAAGATGCTCTAAAAGGCTGGGACCCTAGTGAAGGGGCTACCTATTATTTCAATCCAGATACAGCGACCTCTGCATGGATCTGGAGCCGTCCACAAATTAAAAAAATTGGCAAACACATCTTTTGTAGATAA
- a CDS encoding Asp23/Gls24 family envelope stress response protein has product MDSVKDQIRVADQVVAVIAGVAAQEVEDVAVGGSSTFYDEWTKRLGAKNNAKGIIVEIGDMGASITLWVSVRYGTIISKTCQHLQEKVKETVEFLTGLTVYEVNVRVEGLSIE; this is encoded by the coding sequence ATGGATTCCGTGAAAGATCAAATCAGAGTGGCAGACCAAGTAGTAGCAGTCATTGCAGGAGTAGCAGCGCAAGAGGTGGAGGACGTGGCTGTTGGCGGTTCTAGTACATTTTATGATGAATGGACGAAACGATTGGGTGCGAAAAACAATGCAAAAGGAATAATTGTGGAAATAGGGGATATGGGTGCTTCTATCACGTTATGGGTCTCTGTTCGCTACGGTACTATCATCAGCAAGACCTGCCAGCATCTACAAGAGAAAGTGAAAGAGACAGTGGAGTTTTTAACTGGATTAACGGTTTATGAGGTAAATGTAAGGGTAGAAGGTCTTTCCATTGAATAG
- the ftsW gene encoding putative lipid II flippase FtsW yields the protein MKTRGVPDFLLLFLTLLLIGFGITMVMSSSSIYAQTGILTSKGCEQCLGDGLYFAKKQIIYAIMGLFLMLFVMNIPFSFYKKNFLLIAVGSFISLLLVYIPGFSPNINGARRWVDLGFMSLQTSEVAKLGLILYLSALIAKKGDSFRSFKTGLIPPLTITGIFFLMILGQPDLGTAAVVLGTAGVILIVGGANLKHLFLLTVPPTTLFITTYILVKNHAWARLAVYTDPWSDPLDKGFHMVQSLYAIARGGIFGTGFGKSLQKYLYLPESYTDFIFSVIAEEMGLIGTSIFLLLYVLLLMRGLQISLRSTDTFAILAGTGIVTMLSLQAMINIGGVTGAIPLSGIPLPFISYGGSSLLICMTSMGVLLSVSRDVNRQKHAQSTSM from the coding sequence ATGAAAACTCGGGGCGTACCAGATTTTCTCCTACTTTTTTTAACATTGCTACTCATAGGCTTTGGCATTACCATGGTAATGAGCTCTAGCTCCATCTATGCTCAAACCGGAATATTGACATCAAAAGGTTGTGAACAATGCTTAGGTGACGGTTTGTACTTCGCTAAAAAACAGATCATTTATGCTATAATGGGACTGTTTCTCATGCTTTTTGTCATGAACATCCCCTTCTCCTTTTATAAGAAAAACTTCCTGCTGATTGCCGTGGGTAGCTTTATTTCACTGCTACTTGTTTATATCCCTGGATTTTCTCCTAATATTAATGGAGCGCGTAGGTGGGTTGATTTAGGCTTTATGAGTTTACAAACCTCAGAGGTTGCGAAACTAGGACTAATTTTGTATCTGTCCGCCCTTATTGCCAAAAAAGGGGATAGCTTCCGTAGTTTTAAAACAGGTTTGATACCACCTTTGACCATTACAGGTATTTTCTTTTTGATGATCTTGGGACAGCCTGATTTAGGGACTGCTGCTGTTGTGTTGGGAACTGCAGGGGTAATATTAATAGTAGGTGGAGCAAACCTCAAGCATTTATTTTTATTGACTGTTCCTCCAACCACTCTGTTTATTACCACCTACATCTTAGTAAAGAATCATGCTTGGGCACGATTGGCCGTTTATACTGACCCCTGGAGCGATCCGTTAGATAAAGGGTTTCATATGGTCCAATCCTTATATGCCATAGCACGAGGTGGGATTTTCGGTACAGGATTCGGGAAGAGTTTGCAAAAGTATCTGTATCTACCTGAGTCTTATACCGATTTTATCTTTTCCGTTATTGCTGAGGAGATGGGCTTAATCGGGACCTCTATCTTTTTGCTCTTGTATGTGTTGTTACTCATGCGAGGACTACAGATTAGTTTACGATCCACAGATACCTTCGCCATCCTTGCTGGAACAGGAATTGTTACCATGCTTAGTCTTCAAGCAATGATCAACATTGGTGGTGTTACAGGTGCTATTCCATTGTCAGGTATACCTTTGCCGTTTATTAGTTATGGTGGTTCATCTCTGTTAATTTGTATGACAAGTATGGGAGTCTTATTAAGCGTTTCTCGAGACGTTAACAGGCAAAAGCATGCCCAGAGTACCTCGATGTAA
- a CDS encoding CBS domain-containing protein, protein MATRTLREIMTDNLATVTLLDNVYEVAVKMRDWNVGVIPVINEQTDVIGVITDRDIVIRGLAEKHQGSSKVEDVMSKDVVLGTPEMTVDAAAKLMAQHQIRRLPVVDNGKLVGIVAIGDMAIRNTLQDEAGEALAEISETASRH, encoded by the coding sequence ATGGCAACTAGAACACTACGTGAAATCATGACAGATAACTTGGCTACCGTTACGCTACTGGATAATGTATATGAAGTAGCAGTAAAAATGAGAGACTGGAACGTGGGCGTTATCCCTGTCATTAATGAACAAACAGATGTTATCGGAGTCATTACAGACCGTGATATCGTCATTCGAGGTCTTGCAGAAAAGCATCAGGGCTCCAGCAAGGTAGAGGATGTAATGAGTAAAGACGTCGTTCTGGGTACACCAGAAATGACTGTGGATGCAGCAGCTAAATTGATGGCACAGCATCAAATTCGTCGTTTACCTGTTGTGGACAACGGAAAACTAGTAGGTATTGTAGCGATTGGAGACATGGCAATTCGTAACACTTTACAAGATGAGGCCGGCGAAGCATTAGCTGAGATTTCAGAAACGGCTTCTCGTCATTAA
- a CDS encoding nuclease, protein MEDMYMNTMITNTKRLVAILSLGVVLVVSGCATAKETPVQEINEPTPNGKMKVKIDRVVDGDTFKTAKGEKVRLIGVDTPETVKPNNPVEPYGKEASNYTKKMLEGKEVTLQFDVQPFDRYQRLLAYVYLEDGTFYNEHLVHEGYARIMTVPPNVAQAEVFLKAEQDARENNRGLWALDIYQKVDQDKKKGTPSSSKASGAQKHKDPTEKKQSSEQTEKNKQQIKGNINSKGEKIYHVPGGRYYDQTKPEEWFDKEEDAIKAGFRKSKE, encoded by the coding sequence ATGGAGGATATGTACATGAACACAATGATAACAAATACAAAGCGATTAGTTGCCATCCTTTCGCTCGGAGTAGTCTTGGTAGTAAGTGGATGCGCTACTGCAAAAGAAACGCCGGTGCAAGAGATAAATGAGCCCACTCCCAATGGCAAAATGAAAGTAAAAATAGACCGAGTAGTTGATGGGGATACCTTTAAAACAGCGAAGGGTGAGAAAGTAAGACTGATCGGTGTAGATACTCCCGAGACTGTAAAACCAAATAATCCGGTGGAACCATATGGAAAAGAAGCGAGTAACTACACGAAAAAGATGCTAGAAGGAAAGGAAGTGACTCTCCAGTTTGATGTACAGCCTTTTGATAGATACCAGCGTTTACTAGCTTATGTGTATCTAGAAGATGGCACATTCTATAATGAACATCTCGTGCATGAAGGATATGCTCGGATCATGACGGTACCACCTAATGTAGCTCAAGCCGAAGTGTTCCTGAAAGCAGAGCAGGATGCTAGAGAAAACAACCGTGGTCTTTGGGCCTTAGATATTTATCAGAAAGTAGATCAAGATAAGAAAAAGGGAACGCCTTCTTCCTCTAAAGCTTCAGGAGCCCAAAAGCATAAGGACCCTACCGAAAAAAAGCAAAGTAGTGAGCAAACAGAAAAAAACAAACAGCAAATTAAGGGTAATATTAATTCCAAGGGTGAAAAAATTTATCATGTTCCGGGTGGACGTTATTATGACCAAACAAAGCCAGAAGAATGGTTTGATAAGGAAGAAGATGCTATAAAAGCGGGATTTAGAAAATCAAAGGAATAA
- the cadA gene encoding cadmium-translocating P-type ATPase, with product MRKDPNDKHNGHVKNSNDSHVEHQDNEVVAKTCCGDHGKHSNDDHQHNEHCEDTGHSHHVHHHHEHKHIHDEHNHEGHSHGTECCSTEHELAASVLANNATAQVYHIKGMDCGSCAMTLQKHVQKTLNIPEVEVNFSTAKMRLGKKANVEKVLQAITEAGYKGTYEDGSDRLSPAEQEKWWQNDAVQRTGTAGLFILVGIVLQAYQVELLGNAAYAVAMLVAGLKPLKAAWYALKSKSADMNLLMTLAALGAAFIGEWLEGATVVFLFGLGNALQTLSINKTRQSIRSLLRLAPKEAIVFRNQEWVSIPVKDVEVGERLLIKAGEGIPLDGFIVKGISTFNQAPITGESMPVDKEVGDTLFAGSINETSVVEMEVTKIGSDSTLARIIHLVEEAQEKKAPTEQFVEKFARIYTPIVIIVALAVIILPPLFTGEWQHWFYRGLELLVIACPCALVISTPVAVVSAIGSAARHGVLIKGGAALEIIGHLKQVAFDKTGTITTGKLHVEKILTLQQHTETEILAKAAMIEQSSHHPIASAILLHARAEGILAQDSDNHQTLVGKGASATLAGITYLAGNEKLFTEHGVELALLQDQIKEEQQAGKTIVLVGTTNEIWGALIISDTIRPTSQRVMQQLHGIGVKTLLLTGDNVGAAQHMAQKVGIGHVQADLLPEDKLEAIKVAKKRESGTIAMVGDGINDAPALATADVGIAMGGAGTDTAMETAGIVLMADDLEKLPYVIGLSQQALAIIKQNIYFSLLIKAIALLLIIPNWLTLWMAVISDTGAAMIVILNSMRLLRK from the coding sequence ATGAGGAAAGACCCTAATGATAAGCATAATGGTCATGTGAAAAACTCGAATGATTCTCACGTAGAACATCAAGATAACGAGGTTGTAGCGAAAACATGTTGTGGTGACCACGGGAAACACTCAAATGACGATCACCAGCATAATGAACATTGTGAGGATACAGGCCACTCACACCATGTTCATCATCACCACGAACATAAGCATATTCATGATGAACATAATCATGAAGGGCATTCTCACGGTACAGAGTGCTGTTCAACTGAACACGAATTGGCAGCTAGTGTATTAGCTAACAATGCTACTGCTCAGGTTTATCATATTAAGGGCATGGATTGTGGTTCATGCGCGATGACACTGCAGAAACATGTGCAAAAAACGCTAAACATACCAGAAGTAGAAGTGAATTTTAGTACAGCTAAAATGCGATTAGGCAAAAAGGCTAACGTTGAAAAAGTCTTACAAGCTATTACAGAGGCTGGTTACAAAGGTACATACGAGGACGGTAGTGATCGTTTGTCTCCCGCTGAACAAGAGAAGTGGTGGCAAAATGACGCGGTTCAGCGTACAGGAACAGCAGGATTATTTATTCTGGTGGGGATCGTGTTACAAGCGTATCAGGTGGAGCTTCTCGGGAATGCTGCTTATGCCGTAGCGATGTTAGTTGCTGGTTTAAAGCCACTAAAAGCCGCGTGGTATGCGCTAAAAAGTAAGTCAGCTGATATGAACTTGCTGATGACCCTGGCGGCCTTAGGAGCTGCCTTTATCGGTGAATGGCTAGAAGGGGCAACGGTTGTCTTCTTATTTGGCCTTGGTAATGCTTTGCAAACCTTATCAATTAATAAAACACGTCAATCTATTCGCTCTTTGTTGCGTTTGGCACCAAAAGAAGCCATAGTCTTCAGGAATCAAGAATGGGTTAGTATACCTGTGAAAGATGTGGAGGTTGGAGAGCGTTTATTAATTAAGGCCGGTGAAGGAATTCCGCTTGATGGATTTATCGTTAAAGGCATATCTACTTTTAATCAGGCACCAATCACTGGAGAATCAATGCCAGTTGACAAAGAAGTGGGTGACACTCTCTTTGCTGGTAGCATCAATGAAACGTCCGTTGTTGAGATGGAAGTGACGAAGATAGGTTCTGACTCTACGTTGGCTCGTATTATTCATTTGGTCGAGGAAGCACAGGAAAAGAAAGCACCAACTGAACAGTTTGTAGAGAAATTCGCTCGAATCTATACTCCAATTGTAATTATAGTGGCACTTGCCGTTATCATTTTACCCCCTTTATTTACGGGAGAGTGGCAACATTGGTTTTACCGTGGTCTGGAATTATTAGTTATTGCTTGCCCCTGTGCCTTGGTTATTTCTACCCCTGTTGCCGTGGTCTCTGCTATTGGTAGTGCGGCTCGTCATGGTGTATTAATTAAAGGTGGTGCTGCGCTGGAAATCATTGGTCATTTGAAACAGGTAGCTTTTGATAAAACGGGAACGATTACGACAGGAAAGCTACATGTTGAGAAAATCCTTACTCTCCAGCAACATACCGAAACAGAGATTCTTGCCAAGGCGGCAATGATAGAGCAATCCTCTCATCACCCAATTGCTTCTGCTATCTTATTGCATGCAAGGGCAGAAGGCATTCTAGCACAGGATTCTGATAATCATCAAACCCTTGTCGGTAAGGGTGCTAGTGCTACGTTGGCTGGCATTACGTATTTGGCGGGAAATGAAAAGCTGTTTACCGAACATGGAGTTGAACTAGCTCTTTTACAGGATCAAATTAAAGAAGAGCAACAGGCTGGTAAAACGATCGTGTTGGTTGGTACGACGAATGAAATTTGGGGTGCACTTATCATTTCTGATACCATTCGCCCAACGAGTCAAAGGGTGATGCAACAATTGCATGGTATTGGTGTAAAAACCTTGTTGCTTACTGGTGATAATGTAGGGGCGGCCCAACATATGGCACAAAAGGTAGGCATTGGACACGTGCAAGCAGATTTGTTGCCAGAAGATAAGCTAGAGGCAATAAAGGTCGCTAAAAAACGGGAAAGCGGCACGATTGCTATGGTAGGTGATGGTATTAATGATGCTCCAGCGCTAGCCACTGCCGATGTTGGTATTGCGATGGGCGGAGCGGGTACGGATACCGCTATGGAAACAGCAGGAATTGTATTGATGGCTGATGATCTAGAAAAATTACCGTATGTTATTGGGCTTAGCCAACAAGCACTAGCGATTATCAAGCAGAATATATATTTCTCCTTGTTGATCAAAGCGATAGCACTTCTTTTGATCATACCAAACTGGCTCACGCTTTGGATGGCAGTTATCAGTGATACGGGAGCAGCGATGATTGTCATTCTCAACAGTATGAGATTGCTAAGAAAGTAA